Part of the Anoplopoma fimbria isolate UVic2021 breed Golden Eagle Sablefish chromosome 4, Afim_UVic_2022, whole genome shotgun sequence genome, ACAGTTACTGAGAACTCACCTAAAGGTACAGTTGTTGCCACTGTTTCAGCTTCAGATGCAGATCAGGGTACTAACGGTAAAATAAGTTATTCAATCACAAATACATTAGACAATGTCAGGAAAGTATTTGAGGTGAATGATGAAAACGGTGATGTTTCATTAATTGGCGACATTGACTTCGAAAAGTCAAGACACTTTCAAATAAATTTACTTGCTAGTGACGATGGAGGACTCACAGATTCGTGTAAATTGATTGTTGATGTGCAAGACATTAATGACAACAAGCCTGAAATTAACATAATGTCTAAGTCAACTGTTATATCAGAGGATGCCAAACTCAATACAGTGGTTACAATGATAAATATTGAGGACCTAGATTCCGAAGAAAACGGTTACGTTAAATGTTTAATCTTCGATACTGtaccattcattttaaaaacgtCAACAAATAATTTCTATAGTTTAGTAACAGACAGTGatttagacagagagacagcctCTGAGTATAATATCACGGTGACCTGCTCTGATGAGGGAGTGCCCTCCCTCTCCAGCAGCGTCACTCTCACCTTACAGATCTCTGATGTGAATGATAACGCGCCTGTCTTTGAGAGGAGCTCATATGAGGCCTACATTGTAGAAAACAACACACCAGGTCTCTCTATATTCACAGTGAAAGCCAGAGACGCTGACTGGAACCAGAATGCCCGTGTTTCTTACATACTGGAGGACTCCTCTGTTAACGGAGTGCCAGTCTCCTCATATGTGTCCGTTAGTGCTGATAGTGGAGTCATCCATGCAGTGCGCTCTTTTGACTACGAGCAGATCAAAGATTTCCACTTCCGCGTCAAAGCTCAGGATGGAGGCTCCCCTCCACTCAGTAGCAATGTGACTGTGAAAGTAATGATCCAGGACCAGAACGACAACCCTCCTCAGGTTCTGTACCCAGTCCAGACTGGTGGCTCTCTGGTGGCTGAGATGGTGCCTCGTTCAGCAGATGTGGGCTATCTGGTCACTAAAGTGGTGGCTGTTGATGTGGACTCTGGACAGAATGCCTGGCTCTCCTATAAACTGCAGAAAGCCACAGACAGGGCGCTGTTTGAAGTGGGCTTACAGAATGGAGAAATAAGAACTATCCGCCAAGTCACTGATAAAGatgctgtgaaacaaagactgactgTTATAGTGGAGGACAACGGGCAGCCCTCTCGTTCAGCTACAGTCATTGTTAACGTGGCGGTGGCGGACAGCTTCCCTGAAGTGCTGTCTGAGTTCACTGACTTTACACAAGACAAGGAGTACAATGACAACCTGACTTTCTACTTAGTGTTGGCTTTGGCTgtagtttccttcctcttcatcacgtgTTTAGTGGTTATTATATCAGTGAAGATCTACAGGTGGAGACAGTCTCGCGTCATGTATCACTCCAATCTCCCTGTGATTCCGTATTATCCACCACGTTACTCAGACACTTTGGGGACAGGGACTCTCCAACACGTGTACAACTACGAGGTGTGCAGGACGACTGACTCCAGAAAGAGTGACTGTAAGTTCGGCGGAGCCGGTAGTCAGAACGTGCTGATAATGGACCCCAGTTCTACAGGAACGATGCAGCGGATACAGAGTGAAAGGAGCATCCTGGATGAACCAGACTCTCCTCTAGAGGTTAGTTTAATAATGTAACTGCGTCTCTGTCTTTCAGGTTTTAATTGCAGTAAAAGAAAACTGTTGCACATTATCTCCGCATTTTCAGGACCATGGACAGCACCTTTTAACCTATTTTGTCAATTATTTGCAGATGGTCATTATTGTCAACCATCTTTACACTTTCATATGTTCAGTACCTCGGACAGCGACATCTTATTTCAGTCTCTTTCCCTTTCCTATCCAGAAGTGctttttagtttattatttttgtaatcttttGGTAATTATTTTTCCCTTCctttctaattattattttttttttctcatacttttgtaaagatgtatttcatatttcttaCGGACACAATAATAATGCTCAAAAGTTAAGAGAAAACTGAGAAATCCTATCCTTACACAGTTTTGTAGTGGTATTTCACCGTGTTGCTTATTCTATTATTAccgtttttttaataaattgaacTTTCTAGTAAGTCTTCTGGTCGGATTACTTCATCTTTGTTCTCTGTAGTTTTATGTTATGAACTCTAAGGGCCGCTGTTGACCAGAGTGTGCACGGCTGAGGGTAATGCAATAGCAGCACCTCCCATGTAACATCACCATAATGAAGAGAGACACGAAGGGAAAGAACGGACTTTCGGGATGTATGATTATCCACACGACGACCTCTGAGACTGTTCTTTTCATTGTGCGGATTGTACAGCTGCAAGATTGACGTGTGATTGATTTCAGTTTATCGGATATTGAACTGGACGTTTGAGCGTTGCGGGGATAACACAAGGATAGAACAATGAAAGGACTACCGCTGTTGTTCATCTCTCTCCTTTCGCTTGGCTCAGTAATTGGGCAGGTCAGCTACACAATACAGGAGGAAATGACGAAAGGCTCTTTCATCGGTAATATAGCACAAGATTTGGGTTTAGAAACCAGACGTTTGACTTCTGGTAAAGCTCGAATTTATACTCGAGACAGTGATGAGTACATCGAGCTGAACAGAGAAAGGGGAGTCCTCCTCGTCAAGGAGAGAATCGACAGAGAGGCGCTATGCAGACGGACGACGCCTTGTgctttacattttcagattattttggaGAATCCTATGGAATTTTACAGCGTTACAGTCCAGATCACAGATATTAATGATAATGCACCAACCTTTGAGGAAGGAGAAATCAAATTCAAAATAAGTGAGTCAGCGGTTATCGGGGCAAAATTTGTGCTGGAAAGGGCTGTGGATCTTGATGTTGGAATTAATGATCTGAAAAGCTACAAATTAAATCCAACGGATAATTTTGCTTTGAAACTCCACAATAACGCAGATGGGAATAAAAACGTTGAGATGGTGCTGCAGAAGCCTCTAGACCGGGAGAAAGAAGAGCAGATATCCCTCGTGTTAACGGCTGTAGATGGAGGAGAGCCGCAGATGTCAGGAACAATGCTGATTGTTATTACAGTTTTAGATGTCAATGATAATGCCCCCGTTTTCACACAGTCAACATACAAGGCTACAGTTACTGAGAACTCACCTAAAGGTACAGTTGTTGCCACTGTTTCAGCCTCAGATGCAGATCAGGGAACTAACGGTAAAATAACTTATTCAATCACAAATACGTTGGATGATGTCCGAAAGGTGTTTAAGATAAACAGGGAAAGTGGTGATGTTACTCTAACTGGAAATATTGATTTTGAGGAGTCGCGAAATTTTCAAATACATGTACGTGCCAGTGACGATGGAGGACTCACAGATTCTTGTAAATTAATCGTTGATGTGCAAGACATAAATGACAACAAGCCTGAAATTAACATAATGTCGAAGTCAACTGTTATATCAGAAGATGCCAAACTCAATACAGTGGTTACGATGATAAATATTGAGGACAAGGACACTGGAGAAAACGGGAAAGTGCAGTGTTTTATTAGCGAAAATGtaccattcattttaaaaacgtCAACCACTAATTTCTATAGTTTGGTAACCGACAGTGAATTAGACAGGGAGAGATTATCCGAGTGTAATATAACGGTGACCTGCTCTGATGAGGGAGAGCCCTCCCTCTCCAGCAGCGTCACTCTCACCTTACAGATCTCTGATGTGAATGATAACGCGCCTGTCTTTGAGAGGAGCTCATATGAGGCCTACATTGTAGAAAACAACACACCAGGTCTCTCTATATTCACAGTGAAAGCCAGAGACGCTGACTGGAACCAGAATGCCCGTGTTTCTTACATACTGGAGGACTCCTCTGTTAACGGAGTGCCAGTCTCCTCATATGTGTCCGTTAGCGCTGATAGTGGAGTCATCCATGCAGTGCGCTCTTTTGACTACGAGCAGATCAAAGATTTCCACTTCCGCGTCAAAGCGCAGGATGGAGGCTCCCCTCCACTCAGTAGCAATGTGACTGTGAAAGTAATGATCCAGGACCAGAACGACAACCCTCCTCAGGTTCTGTACCCAGTCCAGACTGGTGGCTCTCTGGTGGCTGAGATGGTGCCTCGTTCAGCAGATGTGGGCTATCTGGTCACTAAAGTGGTGGCTGTTGATGTGGACTCTGGACAGAATGCCTGGCTCTCCTATAAACTGCAGAAAGCCACAGACAGGGCGCTGTTTGAAGTGGGCTTACAGAATGGAGAAATAAGAACTATCCGCCAAGTCACTGATAAAGatgctgtgaaacaaagactgactgTTATAGTGGAGGACAACGGGCAGCCCTCTCGTTCAGCTACAGTCATTGTTAACGTGGCGGTGGCGGACAGCTTCCCTGAAGTGCTGTCTGAGTTCACTGACTTTACACAAGACAAGGAGTACAATGACAACCTGACTTTCTACTTAGTGTTGGCTTTGGCTgtagtttccttcctcttcatcacgtgTTTAGTGGTTATTATATCAGTGAAGATCTACAGATGGAGACAGTCTCGCGTCATGTATCACTCCAATCTCCCTGTGATTCCGTATTATCCACCACGTTACTCAGACACTTTGGGGACAGGGACTCTCCAACACGTGTACAACTACGAGGTGTGCAGGACGACTGACTCCAGAAAGAGTGACTGTAAGTTCGGCCAAGCCGGTAGTCAGAACGTGCTGATAATGGACCCCAGTTCTACAGGGACGATGCAGCGGATACAGAGTGAAAGGAGCATCCTGGATGAACCAGACTCTCCTCCAGAGGTTAGACtgatttaacattatttttacaaaccactatcagtgacatttttcaactttaaaGCACGTAGTTTCTCAGTAGAAATACGGGGACATAGCATAGTTTTAGgatcatcttatcttatactCTTTCACTGCCCTCTATGCCTACTACATAATGTTTAGTCTCCAAATGTACTCAATCAGTGCTTTAAACTCCTTTTAAAGCTCCCAGCGGATAATCCGTTTTTTGATACAGATTTGTTATATATTGACATTGGTTTAATCTGAATAAAGTGGCAGATACACAGCTGTCTTTTTTACCTTCTGATTTAGCATAGTATACGAAATATTATCTGATTGTTTCACTAACTCCTGCTGATATACACTTCTCTTCTTACTAGTTGCCATTGATTTTAAACATACAATGACCCAATTTCCCATTTGATACACAATGTGATTAATATGCTTTCCTTCGTTTTGGTCATTAATATATCTTCTTGGCATCAGTCGTGGTATGGTTTGTTAATTGTGTGAGGTGAATCCGTGTCTGTTGGCCGGACTTGTTTAGAGATGTCTTTCGTTTTccagaatatatttatttcagaacATCGGACAGCGACAGTAACTTCATCTGCTTGTTTTAAATTAATCTAGTGAGgtctgtttttacattattcaatttcagatttttttatttgtcagccAGTCTTCTGAACATATTCTATTATGTTGGATTCCTGCAGTTTTATAGTATGGACTCTTAGGGCCGCTGTTGGCCAGCGTGTCGACGGCTAACACTAGAGTTGAAGCAGTACCTCCCATGTAACGTCGACATAATAAAGAGAGAGCACGAAGAGAAAGAACGGACAATTGATTCATGTAGAAATTTGAAAGAGGACGTCGGCATATGGGACTTTATTTCTCTTGTGTGGATTATACGGGCGATTCGTTAACGTTTGATACGCATTCTGTCGGTTTTGTGAGctataaacacacagtaacagtATGGATAAAACAATAACGAGGCAAGTACTGctgtttatctgtctcctctccGTTGGCACGGTGTTCGGGCAGGTCAGCTACACTATTCCAGAGGAAATGGCCAAAGGATCTTTAGTGGGTAATATAGTACAGGATTTAGGTTTACAAACTAAACGGCTGGTATCTGGAAAAGCGCGAATTTATACTCGAGACAGTGATGAATACATCGAGCTGAACAGAGAAAGGGGAGTCCTCCTCGTCAAGGAGAGAATCGACAGAGAGGCGCTATGCAGACGGACGACGCCTTGTgctttacattttcagattattttggaGAATCCTATGGAATTTTACAGCGTTACAGTCCAGATCACagatataaatgataa contains:
- the LOC129089906 gene encoding protocadherin beta-16-like — protein: MNRQVLLFISLLSLYSVFGQVSYSIPEEMSKGSLVGNIAQDLGLEIKRLMSGKARIYTRNSDEYVELNRERGVLLVKERIDREVLCTETALCALHFQIILENPMEFYSVTVQITDINDNAPTFEKSEMKFKISESAITGAKFVLERAVDLDVGINDLKNYELKPTDHFVLKIHSNANGHTNVEMVLQKPLDREKQEQISLVLTAVDGGEPQMSGTMLIVITVLDVNDNAPVFTQSTYKATVTENSPKGTVVATVSASDADQGTNGKISYSITNTLDNVRKVFEVNDENGDVSLIGDIDFEKSRHFQINLLASDDGGLTDSCKLIVDVQDINDNKPEINIMSKSTVISEDAKLNTVVTMINIEDLDSEENGYVKCLIFDTVPFILKTSTNNFYSLVTDSDLDRETASEYNITVTCSDEGVPSLSSSVTLTLQISDVNDNAPVFERSSYEAYIVENNTPGLSIFTVKARDADWNQNARVSYILEDSSVNGVPVSSYVSVSADSGVIHAVRSFDYEQIKDFHFRVKAQDGGSPPLSSNVTVKVMIQDQNDNPPQVLYPVQTGGSLVAEMVPRSADVGYLVTKVVAVDVDSGQNAWLSYKLQKATDRALFEVGLQNGEIRTIRQVTDKDAVKQRLTVIVEDNGQPSRSATVIVNVAVADSFPEVLSEFTDFTQDKEYNDNLTFYLVLALAVVSFLFITCLVVIISVKIYRWRQSRVMYHSNLPVIPYYPPRYSDTLGTGTLQHVYNYEVCRTTDSRKSDCKFGGAGSQNVLIMDPSSTGTMQRIQSERSILDEPDSPLEVSLIM
- the LOC129089907 gene encoding protocadherin beta-16-like, which codes for MKGLPLLFISLLSLGSVIGQVSYTIQEEMTKGSFIGNIAQDLGLETRRLTSGKARIYTRDSDEYIELNRERGVLLVKERIDREALCRRTTPCALHFQIILENPMEFYSVTVQITDINDNAPTFEEGEIKFKISESAVIGAKFVLERAVDLDVGINDLKSYKLNPTDNFALKLHNNADGNKNVEMVLQKPLDREKEEQISLVLTAVDGGEPQMSGTMLIVITVLDVNDNAPVFTQSTYKATVTENSPKGTVVATVSASDADQGTNGKITYSITNTLDDVRKVFKINRESGDVTLTGNIDFEESRNFQIHVRASDDGGLTDSCKLIVDVQDINDNKPEINIMSKSTVISEDAKLNTVVTMINIEDKDTGENGKVQCFISENVPFILKTSTTNFYSLVTDSELDRERLSECNITVTCSDEGEPSLSSSVTLTLQISDVNDNAPVFERSSYEAYIVENNTPGLSIFTVKARDADWNQNARVSYILEDSSVNGVPVSSYVSVSADSGVIHAVRSFDYEQIKDFHFRVKAQDGGSPPLSSNVTVKVMIQDQNDNPPQVLYPVQTGGSLVAEMVPRSADVGYLVTKVVAVDVDSGQNAWLSYKLQKATDRALFEVGLQNGEIRTIRQVTDKDAVKQRLTVIVEDNGQPSRSATVIVNVAVADSFPEVLSEFTDFTQDKEYNDNLTFYLVLALAVVSFLFITCLVVIISVKIYRWRQSRVMYHSNLPVIPYYPPRYSDTLGTGTLQHVYNYEVCRTTDSRKSDCKFGQAGSQNVLIMDPSSTGTMQRIQSERSILDEPDSPPEVRLI